From Solanum stenotomum isolate F172 chromosome 2, ASM1918654v1, whole genome shotgun sequence:
TTAGCTATAGAATTTTATTGTAGCAATAAAATTGTAGCTATTTAGATAATTATTGCCATGATTGTTAGCAATTATAGCAAATACAAGGATTTTGCTTTGTAAACTTTATATTCGTGGCTAAGAAATTTGACGAATTTTTAGATAGCCacgaaatttgaatttttatggcTATTACTAGGTAATAGCTACGATATTTGAATTCATAGCTTAGTTTTCGTAGCAATAAGtatattttcttgtagtgagcTGCTCAATTGGGGAACAAAGATTAAGATTTTAAGGTAAATCCTTGTGATGGGAACTGAAATTGGACCACACCCGAAACGAAAGATATGCCTTGTTATTATAGTAATATCCTAGAAGCAACTGCACTTTCCTTGGTAATCTTTCTCATGTATAAAACATGTTAGTCTCCAATATATCTCCCTCCCTCTCTCGAATGGATGTGTTTTGTTCTAAGTTGCACCGATTCTTCACTTTCGATGCCTCATTTGTGTCGGATTCCCCAAAAATACATTACTTTTGCTGAATCTGACACGCACcccttgacatttttgaagaattcGAGCAGCATAGGTTTTGTTAAGTAGTTGATGAAGTTATGAAAATTGATGTGTTAATGTAGTTATGGCTTTGTCCTTAGTTGCGCGGACTCTCCACTTTTGATgtcagattctccaaaaatacactacttttggcgaatccgacacgcatccgttgacatttttgaagagtccgagcaacatagcggCTCTGTCTACTTTAAAGCTTTTTCAGGTTAGACCTCTTGACTTATATTTGGTTTTATAGGGTATAGACTTATTAGGATGTGGTTGGTATGAAGTAAACATTTTCTAAACTATGGTTTTCAATTTCCGTCTGTTTGGTTGATTAAAATATGCGTGGTTGGTACGAAGCCAAAATTATGTTCGACCCAAAATCAGAAACTGGGTTCACACATGCAGTACCAAAACAAATCTTAATAATCAATAGgaacacatacatacatacgcGCTAAACCGCAAAAAGGAGGAACTATGAATTCCTAAATCGGGGGAGGAGAGAACATCAACTACATAAAGAGAACTCAAATCAAAACCTAAAATCGAAAAGCAAAGCAGTTATGGAAGCGAGGGCAAAAATTTGGGAGAGGAATAAAAGTGCATTAATATTGCAAACATATTAGTGCACCATGTTAAAATTCAAGGATGACTTTGAATCTTATCCCAAAGATAAGGGAGACTATTTTGAGCTTTtttttatagatgatatttgaacaaaaaatagaaagattttTTGAGatgataattaaaagaaaaactacACATATTTTATCGTTATAAAAACAATTGGTTTGGTCAAGATTtaccaaataatttatttatttattttaaaaaaagaagtttcaAAATACCTTGAGTTGATTATTCAAGATAATGGGAGATCGACGATGAAGTTTCATATCATATTTGAGCGGGTAGATTAAATGTAGCTCGCATTTGGTGTCTTGTGTGACAAATATGATGAACTAAGATTTAAAGGTAAGATTTACAAGATGGTTGTTAGATTAGCTATGTTGTGTGGGATAAAGTGTTGATCGATTAAAATACTTGCACTTTTGAAAGATGAAAGTAGCCGGAATAGACATGTTGAAAATGGGTGTGTGAAAAATGAGTAGTGATAGTATTAGGAATGAAGATATTCAGAACAAGGTAAAAGTGACATTTATGGTGAACAAAATGAGGAAatgcgagactgagatggtttagATATTTCAAGAGTAGATGCAAATACTCACATCACTAACAGGTAGGTAGAGGTAAggtcaaaatatgaatcatgTTTTTGCCTTTAACCAAAATATGTAAAGTGGCAACTAGTAGGAGCATTCCCTCCAACACACTTATGATTCATTGAAACAACAGAAGAAGCTAAACAtgcttcaaatttcaagttggaCCTCTGAAAGACTAATAATTAGGAAAACATAAACCATCAAAGTTTTTAAACAATAagcaatttttttgaaaaaaatacgaAAACAAGTCTTCCCATGCCTGtttattttccttaattatCATCAGAATCACTTGATGAAATAGCATCTGAATGATCATTTGATGGATTTAGTACAGCTCCAGCGAAAAGCACCAATCTTGAAACCTCTTCCCTAACCATGAACAAGAAAGGGTGATCTGCTACAAATCTTGGCCTAGGGGATTCATACATCGAACATCCCATGTCATCATCGGACAACACAGTAACAGCTGCTGCCTCAGTACCCTTCTCGTTTACTTCGATAAATGCTTTTTGTATTATGCCATTGACAAAGAATGGCCCATCCGGTTTCACAATCTCTGTGATCTCCCTGCATTCTTTACTGAAAGGCAGAGTCAATCCCATTTCCTTCATTGTTCTTACAACTTGTTTCATCGCAGTGTATGTGAATTTGAACTTTGGGATGTAAAATGCATCTAGTGATGCAGACCAAAGGTTGAATTTTTGGGTAAAGAATTTTGGATCAGAATTCACTTTTTCCAATAAGCTAGGCAatccatttttttcatttggaagGAAGATAGACATCGAGAACTCTCTGTTATCGCCATTTTTCCCAATTTCATATGGAATTTTAGCGACTTGATAGCCTTCAAATGATCCATAGGTGAATTTGTCGCAGCCAGTCATGAAGGGAACTGAAATCTTGTCACCATTGAGTAGGTAAAAGTCTTTGTCTATGGTGCGTTCTTCATCAAAATTCCACGTACCTTTAAAGTAGAGGGCATTCACTAAAAGGACCTTTGTTGTATCTCTGATGTTGTTGGGCTTTAGAATATCTTTTATAAGTCCTTTCGATGCAGACTCTGCCCAGGTATTAACATCTTTTACCACCGCTTGCTGCAGAATAATACAAAACTCAATTATTTATGGAGTTCTGCATTGTACTAGATATAACTTGCAGTAAGGTAATACAATGTGTTAAAGTACACAGTTCAAATTCCAGCAATCTTCTCCATTGAATAAACTTTGGTAGGCAAAGACACCAGATAATAGTGGTGGAAGGACACGAAGTACATGAGGAACACCCGAGGTGCACCAT
This genomic window contains:
- the LOC125857130 gene encoding serpin-ZX-like isoform X3; the protein is MAKRKEEKIDYCPQVTSRIILKEIQKELKKTKNSNTNILLSPLSFHAVLNMTAVGARGETLDQMLRFLGVRDINDLNSKFLNMATVIESNSNGGPDLSFLNGMWVAHTHEIRDSFKHLATTLYKIEPKIVDFKLKQAVVKDVNTWAESASKGLIKDILKPNNIRDTTKVLLVNALYFKGTWNFDEERTIDKDFYLLNGDKISVPFMTGCDKFTYGSFEGYQVAKIPYEIGKNGDNREFSMSIFLPNEKNGLPSLLEKVNSDPKFFTQKFNLWSASLDAFYIPKFKFTYTAMKQVVRTMKEMGLTLPFSKECREITEIVKPDGPFFVNGIIQKAFIEVNEKGTEAAAVTVLSDDDMGCSMYESPRPRFVADHPFLFMVREEVSRLVLFTGAVLNPSNCNSDTNSSSDSDDC